Within Planktothrix serta PCC 8927, the genomic segment AGAAGATCAAGATTAAGGTTGACATCCTTCGATAAAGTCAATCATTTTTTTTGAGTCCTTGTTGCGCTTCAACTCTAAACTCAATCTTAAATTCTAAGAGTGTTTCTGAAGAACATAAGAATCCGGTGATTTCTTCCTCTAACAAATAAAACCGAAAACAGATAGGAACAGATAACGTATTTTGAAACCGCAGATCTTTATATCCATAAACAACCGTTGCGTCTGAACCTAAAGGAGCAAAACGGGTTTCTTCTGTATAAATATCTTGAGAATGGGGATGTCTTTCTAAGGGGATCAGACCCGCTTTTAAGATTAAATAGTAAATCAGTCCAGAGAGTTGACACAAACCTCCACCGATATCTGATTTTAGTTGATTATTAACAATCGCTCGTCCTTCTCGATAACCATTTTTAATATTAGGTTCTCCGACTAAATACCAAAAGGAAAAAATTTCGCCCGGTTGAATTAAAATATTTTCAATTTGAGCGATCGCTGTGGCTAAATTATGTTTTTTATTTTCAAAATAGTTTGTTTTC encodes:
- a CDS encoding VanW family protein, whose translation is MKKNWKLVLSNSNLKTLFSADFRRYLQVTKREILDQLSGQKSKFVKRQIMTLEKQQDFREQIKIVQAVKKTNYFENKKHNLATAIAQIENILIQPGEIFSFWYLVGEPNIKNGYREGRAIVNNQLKSDIGGGLCQLSGLIYYLILKAGLIPLERHPHSQDIYTEETRFAPLGSDATVVYGYKDLRFQNTLSVPICFRFYLLEEEITGFLCSSETLLEFKIEFRVEAQQGLKKND